The Candidatus Angelobacter sp. genome contains the following window.
GAATGGAAGTTCGGCGGAACATCCTGGTCGAACTACTCTGCAACTTTCTCGTAAGCCTGCCGTACCACATGGACAGCGGGAGCGATATGCGACGTGTCTTCCAAGCTGAATAGGACACCACCAGTCTCCGACGCATGAGTGATAAAGGCGTATTCGGTTGCGTCGAACGCTCGCTGTGTCGGGTCATCGCATTCCTCGAAATCCAGATTCAAAATGAGTGACACACGCCGCTTCCTTGGAATGACCTCGACGAAGAAATCGTAAACGCGATATGTGACGCTTTTTGCTCCACACAATTCAATGACATCTTCGCCCAGAGCGAGAATCTGCGGGCGCAGCAGATCGAACAGAGCTTTGGATTCGGAGTCGAACTCCAACTTATCTAGGCTGAATTTGGCAGCCTGTACTTTTCGTTCTTCCAGCTCTGTGGCTTTGACGGCAGCCATATCCGCTACCAGTGCCGGCCAGATGCCAACACCCTTCGCGGCCAATTCCTTCCCCCGTGTTTCCATCTCTGTCTCGGTCCAAGCATTCTGGTCGCGGACGTACTTGTTCAACCTGAGCGGGCTGAAATTGAAGCCGACCTGCTTTCCGTCCTTATCCACTAGCGTTTTCTTCTTGTCCAACGGCAGGTCGCTGTATTCAGAGTTGTAGCCCGTGAGCGTAATGTTGCCGAGACGGTGCAGCCAGACCTCCTGCACGGTTTTCCAATTCGCGCCAAGCATGGTTTGCCACTCCGCACACAACTCCTCGTTCTGCGGCATGATGTGTTCAATGGTGAAACTCGACGTTTCGATTTTCTCTTTGCTGTCATTTTCCAATCGGTCGAGCAGGTAGTGGCAGTGTCGCATGTCGTAAACGTCGCGCGTTTCGAGACCCTCGCGAAATTCCGCGTCTGTGGGGAAGCGCCGTTTCTTACCCTGGCGATGCAGCCCAACCTTCAAACTAAGGAGTGGGGCATCGTCTTTAATGCGATAGGCCAGCGAAGAAAAAATTTGTCCGAGGCTGCGCGTCTGCATGTCGCAGACCGAGCGCCTAAATACATAACTTTCGAGCAGTTCCACCGCCTCCACGAATTCGGCAAGCGACAAAGTCTTCGCGCGATCAAAGCAATCGTAAAGCCTCAGCACGACGGGCGAGGCAACTTCGACGAGCAATCGCAGACGACGGAACGCTTCTTTTAGCTTGGCGTCCGATTCCTGACCGAGACTGAATGCAACGTAGTAATTTCCGAATCGCTTCAGGTTCGCAAGGATGTCCTCGATGGGATTATTGCCACCGACACCGTGAAAATAGTTTCGGAACTGTTGGTAAATCTCATCGGCCTTCAACTGCTTGCTCGGCTTGAGTTGCAAGGTGAGATAATCACGCACGAACTTGTCGAAGTCCGTCCGGTAGCGTGAGCCAAAAGCCGTCTCAATCGGCTGCCAGTACTCCTGGTAAAGCTGCGTCTGCAACTGTTCTTCCTGTCGCATCAGGACGAAGTTGCGAATCAAATCCGCTTGCGTGAGGTCGAGGCCCGTGGAGTTCAAGCTCTCGAAAATCATCTGCGGGTCGTCTTGCCCGCGTGTCAGGCATACATCCACGGCCACTAGCTTTTTGATGCCGCGATATATCAGGTCGAGATCGGCGTCGGCCAATTGCTCCTCAAAGAACTCAAAATTTTCGCGGATGCGTTCAGACACGCCGTTGCCTTGCTCCTTTCCGTCCAGCATTGCGACCAATGTTTCTTGGTCGGAGCGGCGCAAGTGGAGTTTGTGCCGGCGGTCGCCTTTTCCATGTGTGTTGCACAAGTAGTAATCTTCCAATTCAAGGCGCGTCGGGAGGCCATCCTCGTTGGCGGCTTGTTGGGCGTTCGCGTCGCCGCCGGGCATACGGTTTCGCAAGGCGGTCAGCAGCAGTGTCAAAGTTGTCAGGCGTTGCTGGCCGTCGATGAGAAGCCAGCGCGTAATCTTGGCGGAGGTTTCTTCGGCTGCGATGTAAACCACTGAGCCGACGAAGTGCGCTTTGGCGTTCTCGTTCGAGCCGACGCGCACGATGTCTTTCCACAATTGGAGACAATGTTTCGTGCCCCAACTGTAATCGCGCTGAAAGACAGGCACGATGAATTGCTTCGGTCCTTCGAGCAATTCGGTTAGACGAACATCTTCTGCTTTCATCGTGGGTCGGTTTGTTGCCGACTATGCTTCCTTCGCCGGCAGACGCGACAACGAGAGTATTGCAGACAGCAGAAATTGCAAAGGCGGGAGTTGTGGAGAAAACCTCTTTCCACGACTCACCGATCTACCCGGCGAGACACGTTCATCGGTCCGAGGTTTGATTCAAGTCCGCCGCGCCGTCCATTCCTCGTCCATCCACAAGGACTTCGTTGCATGTTGTGTAGCTGATACACCGCTGCTTCTCCGCTTCGTGGTAAATCCTTTTCCGTAATCAGCGGCGTGTCGCCGTTGAAACGAAAAACAACATTACGAAAGGCACACCATGAAGAAATTCATCGCACTCACCCTCGTGACACTCGGCGTCGCGGTTTCCGCGCGCGCGCAGTGGATTGTCTATGACCCGACCATGAACATGCAACAGATCATGGCTCAGGCGCAGAACATCGCCAAATACGTCGAGATGGTGAACAACCAGGTGCAGCAAATTCAAAAGCTCACCGACCAACTCAACGAGTTCAAACACTACGAAGACCTGTTCGGCGATCCGAAGGCGGTCCTGCTCTCGACGGTTCAGCCGCTCGTCAACGATCTGCGGAAAACGGAGCTTGGCCAGACGCTGACGACGCTCGAAACAGCCGTCAACGCAGGTGAAGCCATGCTCTACAACGCGAGCGGCCTGTTTCACAGCATCGGCACGACGTTCAGCACTCCCAATGGAACAACGGTGACGCGCCTGCAAGCGCCGTATCTGCCCGTCGCCGCCGTGCAGAAGACGACGGACAACTACCTGTCCGTCTCAACCGACGCGACCGCACGGCGCATCGCGTTGAAAACCGAAATCGCCGCGACCACCGAAGCGCTCAAGGCTGCGAAGACGGACGCGGAAGTTCAAAAGCTGACGGGTGTTCTCATCGGCCTTTCATCCGCGCTTAACAACACCGACTACGAAATCAATCAGGCCACGGCGTCCGCGCTTGTGCAGGACGTTGCCAACCGCAACGACGCCCAACGCCAGGTCGAAGCGAAGAAGGAACAGCAGCACGCCGAGTTCACCGAGGCGTTGCAGAAATACGGGCAGACGTTCCGCCTGATGAACGCGCCCACGGCGTTCCCAATCCAGTAACCGCAACCTCAAATCGTCCCGACGTATGGCCACATTCGAGAACCTCTTTCCGACGTTCCTGCAAAAGTGCGCCGAACTGCACGAATTGCTGCGCATCGTAGCGTTCATGCTGTTCATCGTCGGGACGATTCTTTTCGTCCTACACGGGTTCTCCGGGAAGACGCTCATGCTGCACATGATGCGCTTGTTCGTGCTCACTGCCTTGCTCGTGATGCTGCCGCAGTGGGGCAATCATGCCCAATCGTTGGTGCAGACTTCCATCCTCGACGGCTTGGGTGTTGATCCAAGCCATGTGCAGGACCAGTACAACCAACTCCTAGTGGTCCGGCGTGACACGAGCACCGGCCATTCGTGGTGGGACATTCTCGGCGACCTGAGTGGATTCACCGTTGAGGTTCTCATCTCCGGCATCCTCTGGCTGGTCGGGGAGTTTGCGTCGCTGCTCGTGTTTTGGGCCTACATCATCCAGAAGTTTATTCTGTTCACTGGTTACGCGCTGTCGCCGCTCCTCATCGGATTCATGGCGATTCGTCCTCTGCGCTCCATCGGCAATCGCTACCTCATGCACCTGGTTGGAGTTCTTCTCTGGCCGCTCGGTTGGGCTGTTGCCGCGCTCATCACGCAGGGAATTCTCGATTTCATGACTGACCCTTCGTTCCGATTTATTGACCCAACTGCCACCCTGTATTCGCTGCAAGCCACCGTTGGCGTCGTTGTGGTCGCGTTTTGGATTGTGTTCAGCACGATTGCCGCGCCGCTTGTCATTCAGAAGGTTCTCGCCACCGGCGAACTCGCTGGCGGCCAACTTATCGCTGGAGCTTTCAGCAGCTTTTTCCAAACCGCCGCTACGACGGCGGGCGCTGCCGCCGTTGCCGCTCCCATCGGCGTTCCGGCCGTGACCGCTGGAGCGGCGGGCATGGCTGCAATCTTGAGCACGCTCTCAACCGCAGCCGGACACGGCAGCGCCGGCGCAATCATCATCGCTGGTTCAGGTCTGCCACCGCGCTCCGCTCGCGGGCGACCGGGCGACGACATCACCGGCGACAAAGCCG
Protein-coding sequences here:
- a CDS encoding DUF262 and DUF1524 domain-containing protein, with product MKAEDVRLTELLEGPKQFIVPVFQRDYSWGTKHCLQLWKDIVRVGSNENAKAHFVGSVVYIAAEETSAKITRWLLIDGQQRLTTLTLLLTALRNRMPGGDANAQQAANEDGLPTRLELEDYYLCNTHGKGDRRHKLHLRRSDQETLVAMLDGKEQGNGVSERIRENFEFFEEQLADADLDLIYRGIKKLVAVDVCLTRGQDDPQMIFESLNSTGLDLTQADLIRNFVLMRQEEQLQTQLYQEYWQPIETAFGSRYRTDFDKFVRDYLTLQLKPSKQLKADEIYQQFRNYFHGVGGNNPIEDILANLKRFGNYYVAFSLGQESDAKLKEAFRRLRLLVEVASPVVLRLYDCFDRAKTLSLAEFVEAVELLESYVFRRSVCDMQTRSLGQIFSSLAYRIKDDAPLLSLKVGLHRQGKKRRFPTDAEFREGLETRDVYDMRHCHYLLDRLENDSKEKIETSSFTIEHIMPQNEELCAEWQTMLGANWKTVQEVWLHRLGNITLTGYNSEYSDLPLDKKKTLVDKDGKQVGFNFSPLRLNKYVRDQNAWTETEMETRGKELAAKGVGIWPALVADMAAVKATELEERKVQAAKFSLDKLEFDSESKALFDLLRPQILALGEDVIELCGAKSVTYRVYDFFVEVIPRKRRVSLILNLDFEECDDPTQRAFDATEYAFITHASETGGVLFSLEDTSHIAPAVHVVRQAYEKVAE